One genomic window of Candidatus Kuenenia stuttgartiensis includes the following:
- a CDS encoding DUF433 domain-containing protein, which yields MVDWRNHIVSTSDVLRGKPRIKGTRIPVSLILGYLAAGEPLEKIMAEFPGITKEQIAACLDYARELSEYEVAV from the coding sequence ATGGTGGATTGGAGGAACCACATTGTAAGTACATCGGATGTGCTTAGGGGAAAACCCAGAATTAAAGGAACCAGAATACCGGTTAGCCTTATCCTTGGGTATTTGGCTGCTGGCGAACCTCTTGAAAAAATTATGGCGGAATTTCCTGGTATTACTAAGGAACAAATAGCAGCTTGTCTGGATTATGCCCGCGAGCTTTCTGAATATGAGGTAGCCGTTTGA
- a CDS encoding DUF5615 family PIN-like protein: MDAGFEVFRLRDYASPDAVDQTVISIAQELDSILISLDGDFTDIVNYPPANYKGIISLQVRNHPGNTFNNTNQP, encoded by the coding sequence CTGGATGCTGGTTTCGAAGTGTTTAGATTAAGGGATTATGCTTCTCCGGATGCGGTTGACCAAACTGTAATTTCAATAGCGCAGGAACTCGATTCTATTTTGATTTCTTTGGATGGGGATTTTACAGATATAGTAAATTACCCTCCCGCAAACTACAAAGGCATTATCTCTCTACAAGTAAGAAATCATCCTGGTAACACTTTTAACAATACGAATCAACCTTAA
- the gcvPB gene encoding aminomethyl-transferring glycine dehydrogenase subunit GcvPB — MNTPEPLIFEKSVPNRRCFSLPACDVPESPITQLIPQKMQRSRNPNFPEVSEIDIVRHFTKLSQMNYCVDTHFYPLGSCTMKYNPKINEDAANLEGFTRLHPYQPQEQCQGILKILYDLEQMLADISGMPCFTLQPAAGAHGELTGMLIIQAYMKKQREIRNTIIVPDSAHGTNPASAALCGYRIASVQSDANGLIDVKKLKQMLSNDTAALMVTNPNTLGLFEKDILEISKIAHDAGALVYCDGANMNALLGIARPGDMGVDILHLNLHKTFSTPHGGGGPGAGPIGVSRALEVFLPIPRTVKNEDDSYALTYDFPDSIGRVRAFYGHVGIMIRAYTYLLSLGKEGIIKTGENAVLNANYLRNILSEYYEIPYGKTCMHEFVISAKKQKAQGVSALDIAKKLLDYGFHAPTIYFPLIVEEALMVEPTETESRETLDAFAGAMIEIAGAIAQAPETVRNAPQKTRIGRPDEVIAARNPKLRWKGTG; from the coding sequence ATGAATACCCCAGAGCCGCTTATCTTTGAAAAATCTGTTCCCAACAGAAGATGTTTTAGCCTGCCCGCCTGCGATGTGCCGGAAAGCCCAATAACACAGTTAATTCCTCAAAAAATGCAAAGGAGCCGGAACCCCAACTTTCCCGAAGTATCGGAAATTGACATAGTGCGGCACTTTACAAAACTTTCCCAAATGAACTATTGCGTTGACACGCATTTTTATCCGCTGGGTTCATGTACCATGAAATACAATCCGAAGATTAATGAAGATGCCGCAAACCTGGAAGGTTTTACAAGGCTACATCCTTATCAACCGCAAGAACAATGTCAGGGTATTTTAAAAATACTCTACGATCTGGAACAGATGCTTGCAGATATATCAGGTATGCCTTGTTTCACATTACAACCTGCGGCGGGCGCCCATGGTGAATTAACAGGTATGCTGATAATTCAGGCATATATGAAGAAGCAGCGGGAAATCAGAAATACCATTATTGTGCCCGATTCTGCCCATGGAACAAATCCTGCCTCCGCTGCCCTTTGCGGCTACCGTATAGCATCCGTCCAATCAGACGCCAACGGACTTATCGATGTTAAAAAATTGAAACAAATGCTGTCAAATGATACAGCGGCTCTCATGGTTACCAACCCCAACACCCTAGGTCTTTTTGAAAAAGATATACTTGAAATAAGTAAAATCGCCCACGATGCCGGAGCGCTGGTTTATTGTGACGGCGCCAACATGAATGCGCTTCTGGGCATAGCACGTCCGGGAGACATGGGGGTAGATATTTTACACCTTAATCTGCACAAGACATTTTCTACCCCTCATGGAGGAGGCGGGCCTGGGGCGGGTCCGATAGGGGTTTCAAGGGCATTAGAGGTATTCCTCCCTATACCACGAACAGTAAAAAATGAGGATGATTCATATGCATTAACGTATGATTTCCCGGACTCAATAGGAAGGGTCAGGGCTTTTTATGGTCATGTGGGTATAATGATTCGGGCATATACGTACCTGTTGTCGTTAGGAAAGGAGGGGATAATAAAAACGGGGGAAAACGCCGTCTTAAACGCCAATTACCTGAGAAACATCCTTTCAGAATATTACGAAATACCGTATGGAAAGACCTGCATGCATGAATTTGTCATATCCGCAAAAAAACAAAAGGCACAGGGCGTTTCCGCTTTGGATATTGCCAAAAAATTATTGGATTACGGTTTTCATGCCCCTACGATTTATTTCCCACTAATCGTGGAAGAGGCTTTAATGGTGGAACCGACAGAAACTGAGTCACGGGAAACACTGGATGCGTTTGCAGGCGCAATGATTGAAATTGCCGGCGCAATTGCACAAGCGCCGGAAACCGTGCGTAATGCACCGCAAAAAACGAGAATCGGACGCCCTGACGAAGTAATTGCCGCCAGAAATCCAAAATTAAGGTGGAAAGGTACCGGGTAG
- a CDS encoding RidA family protein, with protein sequence MANLTLADLDALPIDKALQLSFKERDTLLDLILRDSLKNVGKQPERQVGLMSDYFEEDMVRLTKIRAIKIRCGGFIPVDASGEVPSLVPKEQFKLVFSNLKTALEAMGSKPDRIVNLIIFLKNMDYWGEMNAVYKEFVKSCPTRAAIGIQDLNKTYQIELVNVIAYKVAK encoded by the coding sequence ATGGCAAATTTAACTTTAGCTGATTTAGATGCATTACCCATTGACAAAGCCTTGCAGTTGTCTTTTAAAGAAAGAGACACATTATTAGACCTTATACTAAGGGATTCTCTGAAAAACGTCGGGAAGCAACCTGAACGGCAAGTAGGGTTGATGAGCGATTACTTTGAAGAGGACATGGTCAGACTTACAAAAATCCGGGCAATTAAAATACGCTGCGGTGGTTTTATACCTGTTGATGCGTCGGGTGAAGTGCCTAGTCTGGTTCCAAAAGAACAATTTAAACTGGTTTTTTCAAACCTGAAAACCGCATTGGAAGCCATGGGCTCAAAGCCAGATAGAATAGTAAATTTAATTATTTTCCTTAAAAATATGGATTACTGGGGAGAGATGAACGCCGTGTATAAGGAATTTGTCAAATCATGTCCAACCCGTGCAGCAATTGGCATACAAGACCTGAACAAGACGTATCAAATTGAACTGGTAAATGTTATTGCCTACAAGGTGGCAAAATAG
- a CDS encoding FMN-binding glutamate synthase family protein, which yields MGSLFIPNKSRATGTWTRLGDEVLPQSGMCVTCLDGCPGYCEIGKSAYRGPEAIYPVPFGEITAGAQKDFPVDFSHFNITGSITGHHQKEYDLFTNACIETKMGRDGGLKLRIPIICTGLGSTKIAQTHFESLGSGAAICGTGIVLGENVAAMDDDSTITDGNVTNSPELVRRFKSFKDNQKDGYGFIAIQANQEDWRLGVLPYSLEKLGADAVELKWGQGAKNIGGEVKLTSIEKAIRLKKLGYVVIPDPEDALTQQAFKNGTIKGFERHTRICAIPDAMSRAFDGFMNNVQHLRDAGAKYVFLKTGSYRPSDLARAIKFASWARIDVLTIDGSGGGTGMSPWRMMNEWGLPTVYIAALTYEYCKRLADRGEYVPDIVLAGGLVSEDHIYKSFALLSPFIKAVGMSRSTICAAMVGNTIGKAVAEGKVPKPVSEYGSSTDQIFYYSQKVKDRFGNIPTGAIGMYSYYQRLATGLRQLMAGSRRWSVNDITRDDIFTLTREATDITGITYIMDYDKEQAERVLDA from the coding sequence ATGGGATCCTTGTTTATCCCGAACAAATCAAGGGCCACAGGCACGTGGACCCGTTTAGGCGATGAGGTATTGCCCCAGAGCGGTATGTGCGTTACGTGCCTGGATGGCTGCCCCGGATACTGCGAAATTGGCAAATCCGCCTATAGGGGGCCTGAAGCGATTTATCCTGTGCCGTTTGGCGAAATTACCGCAGGGGCACAAAAGGATTTCCCCGTTGATTTTTCTCATTTTAATATAACAGGCTCAATCACGGGACATCACCAAAAGGAATATGACCTGTTTACCAACGCCTGTATTGAAACAAAAATGGGGAGGGACGGTGGACTAAAATTGCGTATCCCCATAATTTGTACGGGCCTTGGTTCAACGAAAATAGCCCAAACCCACTTTGAGTCTTTAGGCTCCGGCGCAGCTATCTGTGGTACAGGCATTGTCCTCGGTGAAAATGTGGCTGCGATGGATGATGATTCAACCATAACGGACGGCAATGTTACAAACAGCCCGGAATTAGTGCGGCGTTTCAAATCGTTTAAAGATAATCAAAAGGATGGGTATGGATTTATTGCAATTCAGGCAAACCAGGAAGACTGGCGCCTTGGGGTATTGCCCTACTCCCTTGAGAAATTAGGGGCGGACGCCGTCGAATTGAAATGGGGACAGGGCGCCAAAAATATCGGCGGCGAGGTAAAGTTAACCTCCATTGAAAAGGCCATCCGGTTAAAAAAACTTGGGTATGTAGTCATTCCCGACCCGGAAGATGCACTTACGCAGCAGGCATTTAAAAACGGGACGATTAAGGGTTTTGAAAGACATACACGGATCTGCGCAATACCGGACGCCATGTCGCGGGCATTTGACGGATTCATGAATAACGTCCAGCATTTAAGAGATGCCGGCGCCAAATATGTCTTTTTAAAGACAGGGTCTTACCGGCCTTCCGATCTTGCCCGCGCCATTAAATTTGCTTCCTGGGCGAGGATAGATGTCCTGACAATCGATGGTTCCGGCGGCGGAACGGGCATGAGTCCCTGGCGTATGATGAATGAATGGGGACTGCCAACGGTGTATATCGCCGCATTAACGTATGAATATTGCAAAAGGCTTGCGGACCGTGGCGAATATGTCCCTGATATAGTCCTTGCAGGGGGTCTCGTCTCGGAAGACCATATTTATAAATCTTTTGCCCTCTTATCGCCATTTATTAAGGCAGTAGGGATGTCACGGTCTACCATTTGCGCCGCCATGGTTGGCAATACCATCGGCAAGGCGGTGGCAGAAGGGAAAGTGCCAAAACCTGTTTCGGAATATGGTTCTTCCACCGATCAAATCTTCTATTACTCACAAAAGGTAAAGGATCGGTTTGGCAATATTCCCACAGGCGCCATTGGCATGTATTCTTATTATCAGCGCCTGGCAACTGGATTGAGGCAACTGATGGCCGGTTCCCGGAGATGGTCGGTTAACGATATAACGAGGGATGATATTTTTACATTAACGAGAGAAGCTACAGATATCACCGGCATTACCTATATCATGGATTATGACAAAGAACAAGCAGAGAGGGTTCTGGATGCATGA
- a CDS encoding TenA family transcriptional regulator — MAMSTDEFFDKLEAEVLKHPAVNDHPYLQKFRTKADMKAVKLYAEQYYCFSRHFSRYLAGAIAICPDEAGRAPLIKNLFEEYGGRSEEKKGMDAELTHPAIFRRFLKAAGVNTDQQALNNIVMLPETKLFVEKYLNIHYMDYVEALGALGPGTEYIVPTMYQPIREGCKRAGLNDDAVLFFSAHIELDVEHAANIRNSLVFCSKTEEEQRKIRKGALDFLDARTVLWDGLEKATRF, encoded by the coding sequence ATGGCTATGTCAACTGACGAATTTTTTGACAAACTGGAAGCAGAAGTTTTAAAACATCCGGCGGTTAACGACCACCCATATTTGCAAAAATTCAGAACAAAAGCAGATATGAAGGCAGTAAAATTATATGCGGAACAATACTATTGTTTTTCAAGGCATTTTTCACGGTATTTGGCGGGTGCAATTGCTATTTGTCCCGACGAAGCTGGCAGGGCGCCGTTAATTAAGAATTTATTTGAAGAGTACGGCGGCAGAAGTGAAGAGAAAAAAGGCATGGATGCAGAACTTACCCACCCTGCAATCTTCCGCAGATTCCTGAAAGCAGCCGGAGTTAATACCGACCAGCAGGCATTGAACAATATAGTAATGCTGCCTGAGACAAAATTGTTTGTGGAAAAATACCTGAACATTCATTATATGGATTATGTTGAAGCCTTGGGGGCATTGGGGCCAGGAACTGAGTATATTGTGCCTACCATGTATCAGCCGATTCGTGAAGGCTGTAAACGCGCCGGTTTAAATGATGATGCAGTACTCTTCTTTTCTGCCCATATAGAATTAGACGTTGAGCATGCCGCAAACATCAGAAACTCTCTGGTATTTTGCTCTAAAACGGAAGAGGAGCAGAGAAAAATAAGGAAGGGCGCTCTTGATTTCCTTGACGCAAGAACGGTATTGTGGGACGGATTAGAGAAGGCAACCAGATTTTAA
- a CDS encoding bacteriohemerythrin, which produces MPLMTWKDEYSVKIAEFDGHHKQLIGMINDLDDAMRQGKGKIVVGDILKKLINYTGFHFAAEEKIFKQHDYPEYVEHKDKHDKMTAKVLALQNDYNAGKVSLTVEVSKFLTDWLNKHIKETDQRYSEHLNSKGIK; this is translated from the coding sequence ATGCCGTTAATGACCTGGAAAGATGAGTATAGTGTAAAAATTGCTGAGTTTGATGGACATCATAAGCAGCTAATAGGAATGATTAACGATCTGGATGATGCTATGAGGCAGGGGAAGGGGAAGATCGTTGTTGGTGATATTTTAAAAAAATTGATAAATTACACAGGTTTCCATTTTGCCGCAGAAGAGAAGATATTTAAGCAACATGATTATCCGGAATATGTTGAGCACAAGGACAAACACGACAAGATGACTGCAAAGGTATTAGCGCTTCAAAATGATTACAATGCGGGAAAAGTAAGCTTAACCGTAGAGGTATCAAAATTCCTTACCGATTGGCTGAATAAACATATTAAGGAAACGGATCAGAGGTATAGCGAACATCTGAACAGTAAAGGTATAAAATAA
- a CDS encoding sigma-54-dependent transcriptional regulator — protein MTKPKLLVVEDDKNTLDGLIQILRRDGYTAVGVSSGYDALNQLSRESFDIVITDMKLPGMGGLLLLQEIKKKNSSIAIVVVTAYSSIKSAVNAVKHGADEYLAKPVDVEELELVLEKLREKQQLVIQNRLLKEELKDKYTFSELVGGSPQMHRIFKMIEDVAPSTASVLIMGETGTGKELVAHAIHYRSERAGKPFVALHCAALSEGILESELFGHEKGAFTGAIQSRKGRFELADGGTLFLDELAEMSLKVQVKLLRVLEKGEFERVGGEKTIKVDVRCIAATNRNLEEEVSEGRFREDLFYRLNVINIQMPPLRERKDDIPILSNYFAVKYAKKYKKEIKGFDPEAIKALLSHHWQGNIRELQNTIERAIVLCKSDTISVDHLPESIMPDNEYIPVIKIPIGTTLKEAEKEIIQRTLQITNGSKQSAAKILGISTRKIEYKTKEWC, from the coding sequence ATGACAAAACCAAAGCTGTTAGTGGTTGAAGACGATAAAAATACCCTCGACGGATTGATACAGATTTTGAGAAGAGACGGATATACCGCTGTAGGTGTCTCTTCCGGCTATGACGCCTTAAATCAACTCTCAAGGGAAAGCTTTGATATTGTTATAACAGACATGAAGCTTCCCGGTATGGGAGGGCTGTTATTGCTCCAGGAAATAAAGAAAAAAAACTCATCTATTGCCATTGTCGTTGTAACGGCGTACAGTTCTATCAAATCGGCGGTAAACGCGGTGAAACATGGAGCTGATGAATATTTAGCAAAGCCGGTAGACGTGGAAGAACTTGAATTGGTTTTGGAAAAACTTCGGGAGAAACAACAACTCGTAATCCAAAACCGGCTGTTAAAGGAAGAGCTGAAAGATAAGTATACATTTTCCGAGCTGGTGGGCGGCTCTCCGCAAATGCATCGGATTTTTAAAATGATTGAAGACGTTGCCCCCAGTACGGCATCTGTTCTTATTATGGGAGAGACGGGAACGGGAAAGGAACTTGTAGCACACGCCATACATTACAGGAGCGAAAGGGCCGGAAAACCATTCGTGGCATTGCATTGCGCCGCACTATCTGAAGGAATACTCGAGAGTGAATTATTCGGACACGAAAAGGGTGCCTTTACGGGGGCGATACAATCACGAAAGGGACGGTTTGAACTGGCAGACGGCGGAACCCTTTTTCTGGACGAATTAGCAGAAATGAGTCTGAAAGTTCAGGTCAAATTATTGCGCGTACTGGAAAAAGGAGAATTTGAACGTGTTGGGGGTGAAAAGACCATAAAAGTGGATGTGAGGTGTATCGCCGCAACAAACCGGAACCTTGAAGAAGAAGTCTCCGAAGGTAGATTCCGGGAGGATTTATTTTACCGCCTAAACGTTATCAACATTCAAATGCCCCCCCTGAGAGAAAGAAAAGACGACATTCCCATTCTTTCAAATTATTTTGCCGTTAAATATGCAAAAAAATACAAGAAAGAGATAAAAGGTTTCGACCCGGAGGCCATAAAAGCGCTCCTTTCCCACCATTGGCAGGGCAATATCAGGGAACTGCAAAATACCATAGAACGGGCTATTGTATTGTGTAAAAGCGATACCATTTCCGTTGATCATTTGCCGGAGAGCATTATGCCGGACAATGAATATATCCCGGTAATTAAAATACCCATAGGCACTACCTTAAAAGAAGCCGAAAAAGAGATCATCCAAAGAACCCTCCAAATAACTAATGGCAGCAAACAATCCGCTGCAAAAATATTGGGTATATCTACACGAAAAATCGAATACAAAACCAAAGAATGGTGCTGA
- a CDS encoding two-component system sensor histidine kinase NtrB: MENYILSQALDHTSRGIMIQDAHRRVVFFNHACEKITKRTKDEVVGKDCGAIFKCHTSTGLCITDKCCPGTEILNGRLSQGSRELLINRGDNSESWIRVNVSPIKDKEGRVTHIISVIEDVSEAKRFSDEVLKSKTLSSLGTLASELAHEIKNPLNAMNLQLLLLKHEINDSYDNGNSPKNELLKIVTIVQNEINRLSSFVEECLQFAKTGKLSRSYASIREMLTDIIALLTPQAQLNGIQLKLDVMENIPAPYIDKDKIKQAILNILINSIEAMPDGGELHVSASGVKDEIVIACQDTGPGIPEEFREKIFDLFYTTKDGGTGIGLSSAQNIIQNHGGMIRMATSDVGSTFFITIPVNQD, encoded by the coding sequence GTGGAAAATTACATTTTAAGCCAGGCATTAGATCACACCAGCCGGGGGATAATGATCCAGGATGCACATCGCCGGGTTGTTTTTTTTAATCATGCCTGCGAAAAAATTACGAAAAGAACCAAAGATGAAGTTGTCGGAAAGGATTGTGGTGCTATTTTTAAGTGCCATACTTCAACGGGGTTATGTATAACGGATAAGTGTTGTCCCGGTACAGAAATCCTGAATGGCCGTCTTTCTCAGGGTTCGCGGGAACTTTTGATTAACAGGGGCGATAACAGCGAATCATGGATAAGGGTAAATGTTTCCCCTATTAAGGATAAAGAAGGAAGGGTTACACACATCATTTCTGTCATAGAAGATGTTAGCGAAGCAAAAAGATTTTCCGACGAGGTACTCAAATCAAAAACACTATCTTCCCTTGGAACGCTCGCCTCTGAATTGGCGCATGAGATAAAAAACCCCCTCAATGCCATGAATCTTCAATTGTTATTGCTAAAACACGAAATCAACGATAGTTACGACAATGGCAATTCCCCAAAAAATGAATTGTTGAAAATTGTGACAATTGTTCAAAATGAAATCAACCGTCTCAGCAGTTTTGTGGAGGAATGTCTGCAGTTTGCAAAAACAGGCAAGTTAAGCAGAAGCTATGCAAGCATTCGCGAAATGCTCACGGATATAATTGCCTTACTTACTCCACAGGCGCAACTCAATGGCATTCAATTGAAATTAGACGTAATGGAAAATATTCCGGCTCCGTATATTGACAAAGATAAGATAAAACAGGCGATATTAAATATTCTTATCAACAGCATTGAAGCAATGCCGGACGGCGGGGAATTACATGTAAGTGCCAGCGGTGTAAAAGACGAAATCGTTATTGCCTGTCAGGATACGGGACCAGGCATACCGGAAGAATTCAGGGAAAAGATATTTGATTTATTCTATACTACCAAGGATGGCGGCACCGGCATAGGCCTTTCTTCCGCGCAAAATATCATACAGAATCATGGCGGAATGATACGGATGGCGACATCTGACGTTGGCAGTACATTTTTTATTACTATTCCTGTTAATCAGGATTAA
- the gltX gene encoding glutamate--tRNA ligase, with amino-acid sequence MNKNDDVISGVRVRFAPSPTGYLHIGGARTALFNWLFARHNNGVFLLRIEDTDQQRSTKEATQAILESMKWLGLDWDEGPYFQSQRLPIYKRYAEQLVAQGNAYYDTDAEGRTAIRFKMQDNVIILNDLVHGAITFDAAVIEDFVILKADGFPSYNFACVVDDADMKITHVIRGDDHISNTPKQIALYNAMEVRLPEYAHIPMILGEDGSRLSKRHGATSVTEYRDKGYLPQALVNFLALLGWSPGNDQEILSMREMIEKFSLKRVNKTSAQFDNTKLNWMSGQYIKNTSIEELTAAARLFFEKSDIDTTGISINRLSRLIELYHERFKNLQELVDQTRFFFTDSVEYDPAATDKFLKREGISEILKEVYSAISLLNSFDRQGLEGCLRDLTAKAGIGFSKIAQPIRVAITGRSASAGIFETMELLGKETTLKRLENTIKNMDGITNAVGL; translated from the coding sequence ATGAATAAAAATGATGATGTAATATCAGGAGTAAGAGTCCGGTTTGCACCCAGTCCGACCGGTTATTTACATATTGGCGGCGCAAGGACGGCTCTTTTTAACTGGTTATTTGCAAGACATAATAACGGTGTATTTCTCCTGCGGATTGAAGATACCGATCAGCAGCGTTCTACGAAAGAAGCAACGCAGGCTATTTTAGAGAGTATGAAATGGCTTGGTTTGGATTGGGATGAAGGGCCATATTTTCAAAGCCAACGATTGCCGATATATAAACGATATGCCGAACAACTGGTAGCGCAGGGAAATGCATATTATGACACCGATGCGGAAGGGCGCACTGCAATTCGGTTTAAGATGCAAGATAATGTTATCATACTCAATGACCTTGTTCACGGCGCAATAACATTTGATGCTGCTGTTATTGAAGACTTTGTTATTCTTAAGGCAGACGGTTTTCCCAGCTATAACTTCGCTTGCGTAGTGGATGATGCTGATATGAAAATTACCCATGTGATTCGCGGTGATGATCATATCTCAAATACACCAAAACAAATAGCACTGTATAACGCCATGGAAGTACGGTTGCCTGAATATGCACACATTCCAATGATCTTAGGTGAAGATGGTTCCAGGTTGAGCAAACGCCACGGGGCAACGTCTGTCACTGAATACAGAGACAAAGGGTATTTGCCTCAGGCGCTTGTAAACTTTCTTGCTTTGCTGGGGTGGTCTCCGGGAAACGACCAGGAAATACTATCGATGAGGGAAATGATTGAAAAATTTTCCTTAAAGCGCGTGAACAAAACCAGTGCGCAATTCGACAATACTAAATTAAATTGGATGAGTGGCCAGTATATCAAAAACACCTCCATTGAAGAACTTACCGCTGCTGCCAGGTTGTTTTTTGAAAAATCGGATATCGATACCACGGGAATCTCAATAAATCGGCTGTCAAGATTGATAGAATTGTACCATGAACGGTTTAAAAATCTCCAGGAATTGGTTGATCAAACGAGGTTTTTCTTTACGGATTCCGTTGAATATGATCCGGCAGCAACAGATAAATTCCTTAAAAGAGAAGGAATTTCTGAGATATTAAAGGAGGTTTATTCAGCGATTTCTCTCCTGAACAGTTTTGACAGACAAGGGTTGGAAGGGTGTTTGAGAGATTTAACCGCAAAAGCGGGTATTGGTTTTTCCAAAATCGCCCAACCTATAAGAGTTGCAATAACAGGCAGAAGCGCCAGCGCTGGTATCTTTGAAACAATGGAACTCCTTGGAAAAGAAACCACACTTAAAAGGCTTGAAAACACCATTAAAAACATGGACGGCATCACGAATGCCGTTGGGTTGTAA
- the thpR gene encoding RNA 2',3'-cyclic phosphodiesterase → MGVRLFIAIEITDAVREKVLHFQNDLKKASADVKWVAPENLHITLKFIGNTDEEKICGIVDVIHQSVIEIKPFDIRYSGAGTFPAGKYPRVIFAGAVDSSGALASIYERLNRHLTALGVPYDEHTFEAHITVGRVKTHKNIKKLMECVHSYKEFTFGQESIDHLVLMKSNLTREGPIYTRISNICFA, encoded by the coding sequence ATGGGCGTAAGGCTTTTTATTGCGATTGAGATTACAGATGCTGTCCGGGAAAAAGTATTACATTTTCAAAATGACCTTAAAAAGGCTTCTGCTGATGTAAAATGGGTGGCGCCTGAAAATCTTCATATTACACTAAAATTTATTGGCAATACGGATGAAGAGAAGATTTGCGGGATTGTTGACGTTATTCATCAATCTGTCATTGAGATAAAACCATTTGATATTCGCTATAGTGGCGCCGGTACTTTTCCCGCTGGTAAATATCCGCGTGTAATCTTTGCCGGAGCTGTGGATTCAAGCGGCGCCCTGGCTTCAATTTATGAAAGATTAAACAGGCACTTAACCGCGCTTGGAGTACCATACGATGAACATACATTTGAGGCGCATATTACTGTCGGGCGGGTTAAAACACATAAAAATATAAAGAAACTTATGGAGTGTGTACATTCATACAAAGAATTTACCTTTGGGCAAGAAAGCATTGATCATCTGGTGTTAATGAAGAGCAATCTCACTCGGGAGGGGCCGATATACACAAGGATAAGTAATATTTGTTTTGCGTAA
- the recA gene encoding recombinase RecA, translated as MTTNTEIPDKEKRQQALERAISHIDKQFGKGTIMKLGGDTKLDVPVISTGALSLDVALGVGGIPRGRVIEIFGQESSGKTTLTLQIIANAQRGGGVAAFIDAEHALDSEYAKRLGVNLNDLMVNQPDTGEQALEIAELLVRSNAVDVIVIDSVAALVPRAEIEGEMGDTHIGLQARLMSQALRKLTACISKSRTSVIFINQIREKIGVMYGGNPETTPGGRALKFYASVRIDIRRIGSIKDGDAIIGSRVRATIAKNKVAAPFKRAEFDILYNTGISRAGDILDLGAEHNIIEKSGTWYSYRETRLGQGRENSRQFLTEHPEMMKEIEQSILKIVLPSAASQKPPDSPPESTEKSTPSKRAKSN; from the coding sequence ATGACTACTAATACAGAAATACCTGATAAAGAAAAACGGCAGCAAGCATTGGAGAGAGCAATTTCGCATATCGATAAACAGTTTGGAAAAGGGACGATAATGAAATTAGGGGGCGATACGAAACTGGATGTTCCCGTAATTTCTACTGGTGCGTTATCATTAGATGTTGCGCTTGGCGTGGGGGGAATTCCGCGTGGAAGAGTCATTGAAATATTCGGGCAGGAATCTTCTGGCAAAACCACCCTAACGCTTCAAATTATCGCAAATGCGCAGAGGGGTGGCGGGGTAGCTGCATTTATCGATGCTGAACATGCGCTGGACTCCGAATATGCAAAAAGATTGGGTGTAAATTTGAATGACTTAATGGTCAATCAGCCAGACACCGGAGAACAAGCGCTGGAGATAGCCGAACTGCTCGTAAGGAGCAATGCGGTTGACGTAATAGTGATTGACTCGGTAGCGGCCCTTGTGCCACGCGCTGAAATTGAAGGAGAAATGGGAGATACACATATAGGATTACAGGCAAGGTTGATGTCGCAGGCATTACGCAAGCTCACCGCGTGCATTTCAAAATCAAGAACAAGCGTAATTTTTATCAATCAGATTCGTGAAAAGATTGGCGTTATGTATGGAGGAAACCCGGAAACCACGCCTGGAGGCAGGGCATTAAAATTTTATGCGTCGGTGCGTATTGATATTCGGAGGATTGGAAGTATAAAAGACGGTGATGCAATAATCGGAAGCAGAGTCCGCGCCACTATTGCAAAAAATAAGGTTGCAGCGCCTTTTAAAAGAGCGGAGTTTGACATCCTTTACAACACAGGCATATCGCGGGCAGGAGACATCCTTGACCTTGGCGCTGAACATAATATTATTGAAAAATCGGGAACGTGGTATTCATATAGAGAAACCCGGCTGGGGCAGGGCAGAGAGAATTCCAGGCAATTCCTCACGGAACATCCTGAAATGATGAAAGAGATTGAACAATCAATCCTGAAAATAGTACTGCCTTCTGCGGCATCTCAAAAGCCTCCCGACTCCCCCCCTGAAAGTACGGAAAAAAGCACACCTTCGAAGAGAGCGAAAAGTAATTAA